Proteins found in one Sphaeramia orbicularis chromosome 8, fSphaOr1.1, whole genome shotgun sequence genomic segment:
- the LOC115424410 gene encoding hydroxyacylglutathione hydrolase, mitochondrial-like isoform X2, whose product MRVELLPALSDNYMYLLIDVDTKEAAIVDPVEPIKVVEAVKKHGVRLTTILTTHHHWDHASGNEKMVKLIPGLRVYGGDDRVDALTKKVTHSHNFKLGSLNVKCLFTPCHTTGHICYYVTKENSSEPPAVFTGDTLFVAGCGKFFEGTAEQMYKALIEILGRLPPETRVYCGHEYTVSNLKFARHVEPDNEVIQKKLAWAKEKCSNDEPTIPSTLADEFTFNPFMRVKEKSVQDHVKQSDPIETMRSLRKEKDGFRVPKE is encoded by the exons ATGAGGGTTGAACTTCTCCCCGCGCTCAGTGACAACTATATGTACCTGTTGATTGACGTGGACACCAAAGAAGCAGCTATCGTTGACCCTGTTGAACCAATAAAG GTTGTGGAGGCTGTCAAAAAACACGGCGTTAGACTAACAACAATTCTGACTACCCATCACCACTG gGATCATGCAAGTGGAAATGAGAAGATGGTGAAGCTGATTCCAGGGCTGAGGGTTTATGGAGGAGACGACCGAGTTGATGCACTTACAAAGAAAGTTACACACTCCCACAATTTCAAA CTTGGTTCACTGAATGTCAAATGCCTATTCACACCATGTCACACCACCGGTCACATCTGTTACTATGTGACAAAAGAAAACAGCTCTGAGCCACCAGCTGTTTTCACTG GGGACACACTGTTTGTGGCTGGTTGTGGTAAATTCTTCGAAGGGACTGCAGAGCAGATGTACAAAGCCTTGATAGAGATTTTGGGACGCCTTCCACCTGAAACG CGTGTTTACTGCGGTCATGAGTACACCGTCAGCAACCTGAAATTTGCTCGACATGTGGAACCAGACAATGAAGTCATTCAGAAGAAGCTAGCGTGGGCGAAG GAGAAATGCAGCAATGATGAACCTACAATCCCCTCCACTCTGGCAGATGaatttacatttaacccttttatgaGAGTAAA AGAGAAGTCTGTGCAAGATCATGTAAAGCAGAGTGACCCAATTGAAACCATGAGAAGTCTCCGGAAAGAAAAAGATGGTTTCCGCGTCCCAAAGGAGTGA
- the narfl gene encoding cytosolic Fe-S cluster assembly factor narfl: protein MASHFSGVLQLTDLDDFITPSQECVKPVKVEKKQGKSVAKIQIEDDGSYVQVNQDGGRQKLEKAKITLNDCLACSGCITSAESVLITQQSHEELFKVLRRNKASETEHKVVVVSVSPQSRASLAAYYDLSSSETGRRLTSFFKGLGVHHVFDTSFSRTFSLLESQKEFVERFQRREQDSKALPMLTSACPGWICYAEKTHGEFILPYISTTRSPQQMMGSLVKDFFAGQQGLSPQQIYHVAVMPCFDKKLEASRSDFHMNKAETREVDCVITSGEVLKMLEEENVSLNDVKPAPLDTMFSSVHGDDFLRHSGSGSGGYLHHVFINAAKQLFGEEVKELTYKTLRNKDFQEVTLEKDGVVLLCFASAYGFRNIQNLVQKLKRGKSPYHFVEVMACPSGCLNGGGQVKPLPGQNPKELLQKVDELYRADSPSVPEEDTHVAELYQSWLQSVGSERAKELLHTQYHTVEKMTNGLTMKW, encoded by the exons ATGGCTTCTCACTTTAGTGGGGTACTGCAGTTGACAGATCTCGATGATTTCATCACTCCATCTCAG GAATGCGTTAAACCTGTCAAAGTAGAGAAGAAACAAGGAAAGTCTGtggccaaaattcaaatagaGGACGATGGCAGTTATGTCCAAGTTAACCAG GATGGTGGGAGGCAGAAGCTGGAGAAAGCAAAGATCACCCTGAATGACTGTTTGGCCTGTAGTGGTTGCATCACTTCAGCTGAAAGTGTCCTTATCACACAGCAGAGCCATGAGGAGCTTTTCAAAGTACTACGCAGAAACAAG GCCAGTGAAACAGAGCATAAGGTGGTAGTGGTGTCAGTGTCACCACAGTCCAGAGCGTCACTTGCAGCATATTATGACCTCAGCAGCAGTGAGACCGGCAGGAGGCTTACTTCTTTCTTCAAAGGCCTTG GGGTACATCATGTGTTTGACACTAGCTTTAGTCGGACATTCAGTCTACTGGAGAGCCAGAAAGAGTTTGTGGAACGTTTCCAGAGAAGGGAACAAGACAGCAAGGCCCTACCCATGCTGACATCTGCCTGCCCAG GTTGGATCTGCTATGCAGAAAAGACCCATGGGGAGTTTATTCTTCCATACATTAGCACTACTCGTTCTCCTCAGCAGATGATGGGATCTTTggttaaagatttttttgctggacaacag GGGCTGAGTCCACAGCAGATCTATCATGTGGCTGTTATGCCCTGCTTTGACAAGAAACTTGAGGCCTCAAGGTCAGACTTCCACATGAACAAAGCAGAGACTCGTGAAGTAGACTGTGTGATCACTTCAG GAGAGGTTCTGAAAATGCTGGAGGAGGAAAATGTATCTCTTAATGATGTGAAGCCTGCACCCCTTGATACAAT GTTCAGCAGTGTGCATGGGGATGACTTTTTGAGACATTCTGGGAGTGGTTCAGGAGGTTACCTCCATCATGTTTTCATCAATGCTGCTAAGCAGTTGTTTGGAGAGGAGGTGAAGGAGCTCACCTATAAGACCCTCAG AAATAAAGACTTCCAGGAGGTGACTTTAGAGAAAGATGGTGTAGTCCTTCTGTGTTTTGCTTCAGCGTATGGGTTCCGTAACATACAGAATCTGGTACAGAAACTCAAGAGGGGAAAGTCACCTTACCACTTTGTGGAAGTTATGGCCTGTCCCTCAG GATGTCTGAACGGTGGTGGACAGGTGAAGCCTTTACCTGGACAGAACCCAAAGGAGCTTCTCCAGAAGGTTGATGAGCTCTACAGGGCAGACAGCCCCTCAGTGCCCGAAGAGGACACACATGTGGCAGAACTGTACCAGTCCTGGCTGCAGAGTGTAGGCAGCGAGAGAGCCAAAGAACTGCTGCACACACAGTATCACACAGTGGAGAAGATGACCAACGGACTCACCATGAAGTGGTGA
- the e4f1 gene encoding transcription factor E4F1 isoform X1: MSVENNHTAETEKEQTKTGNETITIQTNLGDEDEDVHKCGRCQSEFTTLDAFIQHKLHKKCKRHVEEQETDKHANEEVAAANGKSTSEVKTATSIQEKTSTNDESSSQVGRGRRKKTASVKVTDQSDGTEGSISDNADSEKLVYKVNPDGRYICYLCEKTFKTTNILRTHMKTHTDLKNFTCDLCNTSFRTKGSLIRHNRRHTDERPYRCTLCGQSFRESGALTRHLKALTPCTEKIRFVQYKEILVSKDGVQKGVEADHAPPAGQQELVVVEQQPEEQELMETQTAVVRVVEAESQEVIHQVHFTMEVDGTTQEQQVVVEQSQAEALAAAAAAGDNLICQAIINSGIALETEEAVVEETSQATEEINKVISACPDTDEDVTEIQVKEEFVEMEAEVRETGDGEDDQISTKLHTCPHCNRSFKGLNYFRFHVKGHLGYKPFRCTLCQKEFLTGYLLKKHMEVHVSERRYKCGECGKLYKTIGHVREHMRAHSDERPYHCTRCNKGYKTKNALQVHQRTHGDEKPYICQFCLRGFREKGSLVRHIRHHTGEKPFKCPKCGRGFAEHGTLNRHMRAKGGCHKEESSEQQDPPTEEQEPVGNLATAAIISEDPHAVLVEFSSVVADTQEYIIKTQTDEEIQEEEVTLIQDSQNEMGSHIMKVVQQIVSQSHGAGGTGSHQIIVRNVSANEEGPSISDCGDTITIATPESLTEQVAMTLASAISDGTLLATASTVETAEGTVTMVTTEEAVEEGIQMVQQQEEYVITSPEEVEIQTVIV, encoded by the exons ATGAGTGTAGAAAATAATCATACGGCAGAAACAGAGAAGGAGCAAACGAAAACCGGCAACGAGACGATCACCATTCAGACAAATCTAGGAGATGAAG ATGAAGATGTGCACAAATGTGGACGCTGTCAGTCCGAGTTTACAACTCTGGATGCTTTCATCCAACACAAACTGCATAAGAAGTGCAAACGACACGTAGAGGAACAGGAAACCGACAAACATGCTAACGAAGAG GTTGCCGCAGCCAATGGAAAGTCTACCTCAGAGGTGAAAACAGCCACATCCATACAAGAGAAGACCAGCACTAATG ACGAAAGCAGTAGTCAGGTAGGTCGAGGTCGCAGGAAGAAAACTGCTTCAGTGAAAGTTACTGACCAGTCAGATGGGACAGAAGGGTCCATATCTGACAACGCTGACAGTGAAAAGCTTGTTTACAAAGTCAACCCAGATGGGCGCTATATTTGCTATCTTTGTGAgaagacattcaaaaca ACCAACATCTTGAGAACTCATATGAAAACTCACACTGACCTGAAGAACTTCACATGTGACCTATGTAATACCTCTTTTCGCACAAAAGGCTCCCTGATTCGTCACAACCGACGTCACACag ATGAGCGTCCATATCGTTGTACACTGTGTGGCCAATCCTTCAGAGAATCAGGGGCTCTCACCAGACACCTGAAGGCTCTGACACCCTGCACAGAAAAGATCCGCTTTGTTCAGTACAAGGAGATTCTGGTCAGCAAGGACGGAGTACAGAAAG GAGTCGAAGCTGATCATGCTCCCCCAGCTGGCCAACAAGAGCTGGTGGTTGTAGAGCAGCAACCAGAAGAGCAGGAGTTGATGGAAACCCAGACTGCTGTTGTCAGAGTGGTAGAAGCTGAGTCCCAAGAGGTCATCCATCAAGTTCACTTCACTATGGAGGTGGATGGAACAACCCAGGAGCAACAG GTTGTGGTTGAGCAGTCACAGGCAGAAGCCCTGGCGGCGGCTGCAGCAGCAGGCGACAACCTCATCTGCCAGGCCATAATCAACTCTGGCATTGCACTAGAAACAGAAGAGGCAGTAGTGGAGGAGACTTCACAGGCAACTGAGGAgataaataaagtgatttctgCCTGTCCAGATACGGACGAGGACGTCACTGAGATCCAGGTTAAAGAGGAATTTGTGGAGATGGAGGCAGAAGTAAGG GAAACAGGTGATGGAGAAGACGATCAGATATCCACAAAACTGCACACGTGTCCACACTGTAATCGCTCCTTTAAGGGCCTCAACTACTTCCGTTTTCATGTAAAGGGCCATTTAG GGTACAAGCCCTTCAGGTGCACATTATGCCAAAAAGAGTTTTTGACTGGTTACTTGCTCAAAAAACACATGGAAGTCCATGTCAGTGAGAGGAGGTACAAGTGTGGCGAGTGTGGTAAACTCTATAAAACTATTGGACATGTACGTGAGCACATGAGGGCCCATTCAGATGAAAGACCCTACCACTGTACCAGATGCAACAAGGGTTATAAGACAAAG AATGCCCTGCAGGTGCATCAGCGGACCCATGGTGATGAGAAACCTTATATATGTCAGTTCTGCCTGAGAGGCTTCAGGGAGAAAGGCTCTTTGGTACGACACATCCGCCATCACACCGGGGAAAAGCCCTTCAAATGTCCAAAATGTGGCCGTGGCTTTGCCGAACATGGGACCCTCAATCGGCATATGCGTGCCAAAG GAGGCTGCCATAAAGAAGAATCCAGTGAGCAGCAGGATCCTCCAACAGAGGAGCAGGAGCCAGTGGGAAACCTCGCAACAGCAGCCATCATCTCAGAGGACCCTCATGCTGTCCTGGTGGAGTTCTCCTCTGTGGTGGCAGATACACAGGAGTATATCATTAAG ACTCAAACAGATGAGGAAATACAGGAAGAAGAGGTTACACTTATTCAAGACAGCCAGAACGAG ATGGGCAGCCACATAATGAAAGTAGTTCAGCAAATTGTCAGCCAGTCACATGGTGCCGGCGGCACAGGCAGCCACCAAATCATTGTGCGTAATGTATCTGCAAATGAAGAGGGGCCGTCCATCTCCGACTGCGGTGACACCATCACCATCGCTACACCTGAGAGCCTGACGGAGCAGGTGGCCATGACGCTGGCCTCTGCCATCAGTGACGGTACGCTACTAGCAACAGCGAGCACCGTGGAGACGGCAGAGGGAACAGTTACTATGGTTACCACAGAGGAAGCAGTTGAAGAGGGAATACAGATGGTACAGCAGCAAGAGGAATATGTCATCACCTCCCCAGAGGAGGTGGAGATTCAGACTGTCATCGTATGA
- the LOC115424410 gene encoding hydroxyacylglutathione hydrolase, mitochondrial-like isoform X1, whose amino-acid sequence MLFKSLVGSACTLIGAATALKFVPLEVKAQAAALLHSSVRKTSLVEQANMRVELLPALSDNYMYLLIDVDTKEAAIVDPVEPIKVVEAVKKHGVRLTTILTTHHHWDHASGNEKMVKLIPGLRVYGGDDRVDALTKKVTHSHNFKLGSLNVKCLFTPCHTTGHICYYVTKENSSEPPAVFTGDTLFVAGCGKFFEGTAEQMYKALIEILGRLPPETRVYCGHEYTVSNLKFARHVEPDNEVIQKKLAWAKEKCSNDEPTIPSTLADEFTFNPFMRVKEKSVQDHVKQSDPIETMRSLRKEKDGFRVPKE is encoded by the exons ATGTTATTCAAGTCACTCGTAGGGAGTGCCTGCACTCTAATAGGAGCTGCAACAGCGTTAAAATTTG TACCTTTGGAAGTTAAAGCCCAGGCAGCTGCTCTCCTTCACAGTTCTGTGAGGAAAACATCTCTAGTGGAACAAGCAAATATGAGGGTTGAACTTCTCCCCGCGCTCAGTGACAACTATATGTACCTGTTGATTGACGTGGACACCAAAGAAGCAGCTATCGTTGACCCTGTTGAACCAATAAAG GTTGTGGAGGCTGTCAAAAAACACGGCGTTAGACTAACAACAATTCTGACTACCCATCACCACTG gGATCATGCAAGTGGAAATGAGAAGATGGTGAAGCTGATTCCAGGGCTGAGGGTTTATGGAGGAGACGACCGAGTTGATGCACTTACAAAGAAAGTTACACACTCCCACAATTTCAAA CTTGGTTCACTGAATGTCAAATGCCTATTCACACCATGTCACACCACCGGTCACATCTGTTACTATGTGACAAAAGAAAACAGCTCTGAGCCACCAGCTGTTTTCACTG GGGACACACTGTTTGTGGCTGGTTGTGGTAAATTCTTCGAAGGGACTGCAGAGCAGATGTACAAAGCCTTGATAGAGATTTTGGGACGCCTTCCACCTGAAACG CGTGTTTACTGCGGTCATGAGTACACCGTCAGCAACCTGAAATTTGCTCGACATGTGGAACCAGACAATGAAGTCATTCAGAAGAAGCTAGCGTGGGCGAAG GAGAAATGCAGCAATGATGAACCTACAATCCCCTCCACTCTGGCAGATGaatttacatttaacccttttatgaGAGTAAA AGAGAAGTCTGTGCAAGATCATGTAAAGCAGAGTGACCCAATTGAAACCATGAGAAGTCTCCGGAAAGAAAAAGATGGTTTCCGCGTCCCAAAGGAGTGA
- the e4f1 gene encoding transcription factor E4F1 isoform X2 → MSVENNHTAETEKEQTKTGNETITIQTNLGDEDEDVHKCGRCQSEFTTLDAFIQHKLHKKCKRHVEEQETDKHANEEVAAANGKSTSEVKTATSIQEKTSTNDESSSQVGRGRRKKTASVKVTDQSDGTEGSISDNADSEKLVYKVNPDGRYICYLCEKTFKTTNILRTHMKTHTDLKNFTCDLCNTSFRTKGSLIRHNRRHTDERPYRCTLCGQSFRESGALTRHLKALTPCTEKIRFVQYKEILVSKDGVQKGVEADHAPPAGQQELVVVEQQPEEQELMETQTAVVRVVEAESQEVIHQVHFTMEVDGTTQEQQVVVEQSQAEALAAAAAAGDNLICQAIINSGIALETEEAVVEETSQATEEINKVISACPDTDEDVTEIQVKEEFVEMEAEETGDGEDDQISTKLHTCPHCNRSFKGLNYFRFHVKGHLGYKPFRCTLCQKEFLTGYLLKKHMEVHVSERRYKCGECGKLYKTIGHVREHMRAHSDERPYHCTRCNKGYKTKNALQVHQRTHGDEKPYICQFCLRGFREKGSLVRHIRHHTGEKPFKCPKCGRGFAEHGTLNRHMRAKGGCHKEESSEQQDPPTEEQEPVGNLATAAIISEDPHAVLVEFSSVVADTQEYIIKTQTDEEIQEEEVTLIQDSQNEMGSHIMKVVQQIVSQSHGAGGTGSHQIIVRNVSANEEGPSISDCGDTITIATPESLTEQVAMTLASAISDGTLLATASTVETAEGTVTMVTTEEAVEEGIQMVQQQEEYVITSPEEVEIQTVIV, encoded by the exons ATGAGTGTAGAAAATAATCATACGGCAGAAACAGAGAAGGAGCAAACGAAAACCGGCAACGAGACGATCACCATTCAGACAAATCTAGGAGATGAAG ATGAAGATGTGCACAAATGTGGACGCTGTCAGTCCGAGTTTACAACTCTGGATGCTTTCATCCAACACAAACTGCATAAGAAGTGCAAACGACACGTAGAGGAACAGGAAACCGACAAACATGCTAACGAAGAG GTTGCCGCAGCCAATGGAAAGTCTACCTCAGAGGTGAAAACAGCCACATCCATACAAGAGAAGACCAGCACTAATG ACGAAAGCAGTAGTCAGGTAGGTCGAGGTCGCAGGAAGAAAACTGCTTCAGTGAAAGTTACTGACCAGTCAGATGGGACAGAAGGGTCCATATCTGACAACGCTGACAGTGAAAAGCTTGTTTACAAAGTCAACCCAGATGGGCGCTATATTTGCTATCTTTGTGAgaagacattcaaaaca ACCAACATCTTGAGAACTCATATGAAAACTCACACTGACCTGAAGAACTTCACATGTGACCTATGTAATACCTCTTTTCGCACAAAAGGCTCCCTGATTCGTCACAACCGACGTCACACag ATGAGCGTCCATATCGTTGTACACTGTGTGGCCAATCCTTCAGAGAATCAGGGGCTCTCACCAGACACCTGAAGGCTCTGACACCCTGCACAGAAAAGATCCGCTTTGTTCAGTACAAGGAGATTCTGGTCAGCAAGGACGGAGTACAGAAAG GAGTCGAAGCTGATCATGCTCCCCCAGCTGGCCAACAAGAGCTGGTGGTTGTAGAGCAGCAACCAGAAGAGCAGGAGTTGATGGAAACCCAGACTGCTGTTGTCAGAGTGGTAGAAGCTGAGTCCCAAGAGGTCATCCATCAAGTTCACTTCACTATGGAGGTGGATGGAACAACCCAGGAGCAACAG GTTGTGGTTGAGCAGTCACAGGCAGAAGCCCTGGCGGCGGCTGCAGCAGCAGGCGACAACCTCATCTGCCAGGCCATAATCAACTCTGGCATTGCACTAGAAACAGAAGAGGCAGTAGTGGAGGAGACTTCACAGGCAACTGAGGAgataaataaagtgatttctgCCTGTCCAGATACGGACGAGGACGTCACTGAGATCCAGGTTAAAGAGGAATTTGTGGAGATGGAGGCAGAA GAAACAGGTGATGGAGAAGACGATCAGATATCCACAAAACTGCACACGTGTCCACACTGTAATCGCTCCTTTAAGGGCCTCAACTACTTCCGTTTTCATGTAAAGGGCCATTTAG GGTACAAGCCCTTCAGGTGCACATTATGCCAAAAAGAGTTTTTGACTGGTTACTTGCTCAAAAAACACATGGAAGTCCATGTCAGTGAGAGGAGGTACAAGTGTGGCGAGTGTGGTAAACTCTATAAAACTATTGGACATGTACGTGAGCACATGAGGGCCCATTCAGATGAAAGACCCTACCACTGTACCAGATGCAACAAGGGTTATAAGACAAAG AATGCCCTGCAGGTGCATCAGCGGACCCATGGTGATGAGAAACCTTATATATGTCAGTTCTGCCTGAGAGGCTTCAGGGAGAAAGGCTCTTTGGTACGACACATCCGCCATCACACCGGGGAAAAGCCCTTCAAATGTCCAAAATGTGGCCGTGGCTTTGCCGAACATGGGACCCTCAATCGGCATATGCGTGCCAAAG GAGGCTGCCATAAAGAAGAATCCAGTGAGCAGCAGGATCCTCCAACAGAGGAGCAGGAGCCAGTGGGAAACCTCGCAACAGCAGCCATCATCTCAGAGGACCCTCATGCTGTCCTGGTGGAGTTCTCCTCTGTGGTGGCAGATACACAGGAGTATATCATTAAG ACTCAAACAGATGAGGAAATACAGGAAGAAGAGGTTACACTTATTCAAGACAGCCAGAACGAG ATGGGCAGCCACATAATGAAAGTAGTTCAGCAAATTGTCAGCCAGTCACATGGTGCCGGCGGCACAGGCAGCCACCAAATCATTGTGCGTAATGTATCTGCAAATGAAGAGGGGCCGTCCATCTCCGACTGCGGTGACACCATCACCATCGCTACACCTGAGAGCCTGACGGAGCAGGTGGCCATGACGCTGGCCTCTGCCATCAGTGACGGTACGCTACTAGCAACAGCGAGCACCGTGGAGACGGCAGAGGGAACAGTTACTATGGTTACCACAGAGGAAGCAGTTGAAGAGGGAATACAGATGGTACAGCAGCAAGAGGAATATGTCATCACCTCCCCAGAGGAGGTGGAGATTCAGACTGTCATCGTATGA
- the fahd1 gene encoding oxaloacetate tautomerase FAHD1, mitochondrial has translation MTARNITRFWEWGRKIICVGRNYADHAKELKNAVPTEPILFLKPPSAYVTEGSPILVPLYTSNLHHEVELGVVIGKGGTAILQSEAMEHVAGYALCLDMTARDIQDECKSKGLPWTLAKAFNTSCPVSEFISKDRIPDPGNVKLWLKVNDQLRQSGCTSQMIFSIPYLISYISDFISLEEGDLILTGTPKGVSAVQEYDELQAGIEDVVTMSFKVDRQDN, from the coding sequence ATGACGGCACGGAATATAACCAGATTCTGGGAATGGGGACGCAAGATAATTTGCGTGGGGAGAAATTACGCAGACCATGCTAAAGAGCTGAAAAATGCAGTTCCCACAGAGCCCATCCTGTTCCTGAAGCCCCCTTCAGCCTATGTGACAGAGGGCTCCCCCATCCTGGTGCCTCTGTACACCAGCAACCTGCACCATGAGGTGGAGCTGGGGGTGGTGATCGGGAAGGGGGGCACGGCCATCCTGCAGTCCGAAGCTATGGAGCACGTTGCAGGCTATGCTCTGTGTTTGGACATGACTGCCAGGGACATCCAGGACGAGTGCAAGTCCAAGGGTCTCCCCTGGACCCTGGCCAAAGCTTTCAACACATCCTGCCCTGTCAGTGAGTTCATCTCCAAAGATCGCATCCCTGACCCGGGAAACGTCAAACTGTGGCTGAAGGTGAACGACCAGCTGCGGCAGAGCGGCTGCACCTCACAGATGATCTTCTCCATCCCTTATCTGATCAGCTACATCAGTGACTTCATCAGCCTGGAGGAGGGGGACCTCATCCTCACAGGGACCCCCAAAGGTGTTTCCGCCGTGCAGGAATATGATGAGCTGCAGGCTGGGATCGAGGACGTAGTGACAATGTCTTTCAAAGTGGACAGACAGGACAATTAA
- the LOC115424412 gene encoding hydroxyacylglutathione hydrolase-like protein — MRVSGAMKVKVISILEDNYMYLVIEEQSKQAIAVDPAVPHRLLEIVKREGLSLIAILTTHHHWDHARGNEALLKEIPGLKVYGGDDRIGGLTDKVVDAQELKFNSINVRCLFTPCHTSGHMCYFVWEDECTDAPAVFTGDTLFIGGCGRFLEGTAEQMYHNLTQVLGSLPQDTKVFCGHEYTIKNLKFAMLVEPENEKVKEMLSWARARDDDDKPTVPSTLMDEFEYNPFLRLSEEGVQKFTGKTDPIEVLRVLRKEKDKFKKPKERLPPHAMLALEWGLLRP; from the exons ATGCGTGTGAGTGGTGCCATGAAGGTAAAGGTGATCTCCATCCTGGAGGACAACTACATGTACCTGGTGATTGAAGAGCAGAGTAAACAGGCCATAGCTGTGGATCCAGCTGTACCACACCGG CTGCTAGAAATAGTCAAGAGAGAGGGTTTGTCCCTGATTGCTATTCTCACCACACACCACCACTG GGACCATGCCCGAGGGAATGAAGCTCTGCTCAAAGAGATTCCTGGACTGAAAGTGTACGGGGGAGATGACCGTATTGGTGGTCTGACTGATAAAGTCGTTGATGCTCAGGAACTCAAG TTTAACTCCATCAATGTGAGGTGCCTATTTACCCCCTGCCATACCTCTGGTCACATGTGCTACTTTGTTTGGGAGGATGAGTGCACTGACGCCCCGGCTGTGTTCACAG GAGACACGCTCTTTATTGGTGGATGTGGGCGGTTCCTTGAGGGTACGGCTGAGCAGATGTATCACAATCTCACCCAGGTTTTGGGCTCCCTGCCTCAAGACACA AAGGTGTTTTGTGGACATGAGTACACCATTAAAAATCTGAAGTTTGCCATGCTGGTGGAGCCAGAGAATGAGAAGGTTAAAGAGATGCTGAGCTGGGCCAGG gcGAGAGATGATGACGACAAGCCCACGGTGCCATCGACTCTAATGGATGAGTTCGAATATAACCCTTTTCTTCGTCTCTC GGAGGAAGGAGTGCAAAAGTTCACGGGGAAGACAGACCCTATAGAGGTGCTGAGGGTCCTTCGGAAAGAGAAGGACAAGTTCAAAAAGCCCAAGGAGAGACTTCCTCCACATGCAATGTTGGCTTTGGAGTGGGGACTTCTCAGGCCCTGA